One Littorina saxatilis isolate snail1 linkage group LG10, US_GU_Lsax_2.0, whole genome shotgun sequence DNA window includes the following coding sequences:
- the LOC138978284 gene encoding translocation protein SEC62-like isoform X1: MADRKKNRRRFDELQIAKSVYDSEIESGTADTAVQKDEPPTKEDYAIAKYLRFNAPTKEGKLHSMEVRCFYASAAVDALLKSKWSSSKNSKDPIFFNRSSCVNYCHRLLVKGMFHRAEKVQRKKEKGEKTKKKKGKEVTEKEEVGTGDELRERKGKKDKKGKKEKEEAVPEKEGEEKKEEKEEKKEEKKDDGKKKKEKRLKLVMTDDQRFLDGEDNVYVWIYDPVNAKTLLIGSLIVLGAIALCLFPLWPEVVRIGVYYVSLAAAGFVGFILSLVVLRLILFCLIWVITIGRHHFWLLPNLTEDVGFFESFRPLYKHDNMSKDSSSTEASKDKDKSKSIKKADAKSKKKEKSSDKEDTGSEQEEFEMIDKGDVDEEEEGGEEGGDRMEGEEDTEDNGEGNEEEYGQDEEEYDENNQNGAADEEEEEEEEEEEEEEEEEEEDSQSRKDK; the protein is encoded by the exons ATGgcggacagaaagaaaaaccgAAGAAGGTTTGATGAG CTGCAGATTGCTAAATCGGTGTATGACTCTGAGATTGAGTCTGGCACTGCAGACACAGCAGTTCAAAAG GATGAGCCGCCAACCAAGGAGGATTATGCCATCGCCAAATACCTGCGCTTCAATGCGCCAACAAAGGAGGGAAAACTGCACAGCATGGAAGTACGCTGTTTCTACG CATCTGCCGCCGTGGACGCTTTGCTAAAGTCCAAATGGTCTTCCTCCAAAAATTCAAAAGACCCCATATTCTTCAACAGGAGCTCCTGTGTCAACTACTGTCACAg GTTACTGGTGAAAGGCATGTTTCACCGTGCAGAGAAAGTCCAGCGCAAAAAGGAAAAGGGcgaaaaaacaaagaagaagaagggcaaGGAAGTGACGGAGAAAGAAGAAGTTGGGACTGGAGATGAACTGAGG GAgaggaaaggaaagaaagacaagaagggaaagaaggagaaagaggaaGCCGTTCCTGAGAAGGAAGGAGAGGAGAAGaaggaagagaaggaggagaaaaaagaagagaagaag GATgacgggaagaagaagaaggagaagaggcTGAAACTAGTCATGACAGACGATCAGAGGTTTTTGGATGGTGAAGAC AATGTGTACGTCTGGATATATGATCCAGTGAATGCCAAAACTCTCTTGATTGGATCTCTTATTG TGCTTGGTGCTATCGCATTGTGCTTGTTCCCCTTGTGGCCCGAGGTTGTGCGTATCGGTGTCTACTACGTCAGTCTGGCTGCAGCAGGCTTTGTGGGCTTCATTCTCTCCCTTGTCGTTC TTCGACTCATCCTGTTTTGCCTCATCTGGGTCATCACGATTGGTCGGCATCACTTCTGGCTCCTGCCAAACCTCACGGAAGACGTCGGCTTCTTCGAGTCCTTCCGCCCCCTGTACAAACACGACAACATGTCAAAAGACTCATCCTCCACAGAAGCCTCCAAAGACAAGGATAAATCCAAGTCCATCAAAAAGGCAGACGCCAAAtccaagaagaaagaaaagtccAGCGACAAAGAGGATACAGGCAGTGAGCAAGAGGAATTTGAAATGATCGACAAAGGGGATGTGGATGAGGAAGAGGAGGGaggagaggaagggggggatagGATGGAAGGCGAGGAAGACACGGAGGATAACGGCGAGGGTAATGAAGAGGAATACGGACAGGATGAGGAGGAATATGATGAAAATAACCAGAACGGAGCAGCagacgaggaagaagaagaagaagaagaagaagaggaggaggaggaagaggaggaggaagaagattCACAGTCGCGAAAAGACAAATGA
- the LOC138978284 gene encoding translocation protein SEC62-like isoform X2, translated as MADRKKNRRRFDEDEPPTKEDYAIAKYLRFNAPTKEGKLHSMEVRCFYASAAVDALLKSKWSSSKNSKDPIFFNRSSCVNYCHRLLVKGMFHRAEKVQRKKEKGEKTKKKKGKEVTEKEEVGTGDELRERKGKKDKKGKKEKEEAVPEKEGEEKKEEKEEKKEEKKDDGKKKKEKRLKLVMTDDQRFLDGEDNVYVWIYDPVNAKTLLIGSLIVLGAIALCLFPLWPEVVRIGVYYVSLAAAGFVGFILSLVVLRLILFCLIWVITIGRHHFWLLPNLTEDVGFFESFRPLYKHDNMSKDSSSTEASKDKDKSKSIKKADAKSKKKEKSSDKEDTGSEQEEFEMIDKGDVDEEEEGGEEGGDRMEGEEDTEDNGEGNEEEYGQDEEEYDENNQNGAADEEEEEEEEEEEEEEEEEEEDSQSRKDK; from the exons ATGgcggacagaaagaaaaaccgAAGAAGGTTTGATGAG GATGAGCCGCCAACCAAGGAGGATTATGCCATCGCCAAATACCTGCGCTTCAATGCGCCAACAAAGGAGGGAAAACTGCACAGCATGGAAGTACGCTGTTTCTACG CATCTGCCGCCGTGGACGCTTTGCTAAAGTCCAAATGGTCTTCCTCCAAAAATTCAAAAGACCCCATATTCTTCAACAGGAGCTCCTGTGTCAACTACTGTCACAg GTTACTGGTGAAAGGCATGTTTCACCGTGCAGAGAAAGTCCAGCGCAAAAAGGAAAAGGGcgaaaaaacaaagaagaagaagggcaaGGAAGTGACGGAGAAAGAAGAAGTTGGGACTGGAGATGAACTGAGG GAgaggaaaggaaagaaagacaagaagggaaagaaggagaaagaggaaGCCGTTCCTGAGAAGGAAGGAGAGGAGAAGaaggaagagaaggaggagaaaaaagaagagaagaag GATgacgggaagaagaagaaggagaagaggcTGAAACTAGTCATGACAGACGATCAGAGGTTTTTGGATGGTGAAGAC AATGTGTACGTCTGGATATATGATCCAGTGAATGCCAAAACTCTCTTGATTGGATCTCTTATTG TGCTTGGTGCTATCGCATTGTGCTTGTTCCCCTTGTGGCCCGAGGTTGTGCGTATCGGTGTCTACTACGTCAGTCTGGCTGCAGCAGGCTTTGTGGGCTTCATTCTCTCCCTTGTCGTTC TTCGACTCATCCTGTTTTGCCTCATCTGGGTCATCACGATTGGTCGGCATCACTTCTGGCTCCTGCCAAACCTCACGGAAGACGTCGGCTTCTTCGAGTCCTTCCGCCCCCTGTACAAACACGACAACATGTCAAAAGACTCATCCTCCACAGAAGCCTCCAAAGACAAGGATAAATCCAAGTCCATCAAAAAGGCAGACGCCAAAtccaagaagaaagaaaagtccAGCGACAAAGAGGATACAGGCAGTGAGCAAGAGGAATTTGAAATGATCGACAAAGGGGATGTGGATGAGGAAGAGGAGGGaggagaggaagggggggatagGATGGAAGGCGAGGAAGACACGGAGGATAACGGCGAGGGTAATGAAGAGGAATACGGACAGGATGAGGAGGAATATGATGAAAATAACCAGAACGGAGCAGCagacgaggaagaagaagaagaagaagaagaagaggaggaggaggaagaggaggaggaagaagattCACAGTCGCGAAAAGACAAATGA